Proteins encoded together in one Hevea brasiliensis isolate MT/VB/25A 57/8 chromosome 16, ASM3005281v1, whole genome shotgun sequence window:
- the LOC110656286 gene encoding uncharacterized protein LOC110656286, whose product MAWRAARKRFIHGDMVRVWTSPSLGKEVGLTSKNNLEFAVKSVSTSARGIPEFSFSSFFRGHHIFSTKESFIRCFHATPELLARRRNNDQPVGLKIQTKGKFKKKDRKPPIEAPYVAPKLKRNTKSLQDKTVDIFEGMTIVELAKRTGESIATLQDILVNVGEKAGSEFDPLSIDVAELVGMEVGIKVRRQHSNKGAEILPRPPVVTVMGHVDHGKTSLLDALRQTSVAAKEAGGITQHLGAFVVGMPSGSSITFLDTPGHAAFSAMRARGAAVTDIVVLVVAADDGVMPQTLEAMSHAKAANVPIVVAINKCDKPAANPERVKIQLASEGLQLEEMGGDVQVVEVSAVKNTGLDDLEEALLLQAEIMDLKARVDGPAQAYVVEARLDKGRGPLVTAIVKAGTLVCGQHVVVGSEWGRIRAIRDMVGKLTDRAKPAMPIEIEGLKGLPMAGDDIVVVESEERARMLSAGRKRKFEKDRLMQMIDERTETTEASDDMPVPERIEMPIIVKADVQGTVQAVTDALKTLNSPQVFVNVVHVGVGPISQSDVDLAQACGACIVGFNVKTPPSSVSLAATQARIKIMQHRVIYHLLEEAGKLIVEKAPGTFETQVAGEAEVLNIFELKGRSKSVGADVTIAGCRVIDGHVTKSAIMRLLRSGEVVFEGSCKSLKREKQDVEKVGKGNECGLVLCDCDDFQIGDVIQCLEQVVRKPKFISSESGAVRIEC is encoded by the exons ATGGCTTGGAGAGCAGCTCGGAAAAGG TTTATTCATGGTGATATGGTTAGAGTTTGGACTTCACCATCTCTAGGGAAAGAAGTGGGGTTAACTTCTAAAAATAATCTTGAGTTTGCAGTGAAATCTGTTTCTACTTCAGCCAGAGGCATACCTG AGTTTTCTTTCAGCTCATTTTTCAGGGGCCATCACATTTTCTCTACGAAAGAATCCTTTATACG GTGTTTTCATGCCACTCCAGAACTGTTGGCTAGAAGACGAAATAATGATCAGCCAGTTGGTTTAAAGATCCAAACTAAAGGAAAGTTTAAGAAAAAGGATAGAAAGCCACCTATTGAAGCTCCATATGTGGCTCCTAAACTGAAAAGAAATACCAAGTCTTTGCAAGATAAAACAGTGGACATATTTGAAGGCATGACCATTGTTGAGCTTGCAAAGCGCACTGGTGAGTCCATTGCTACTCTGCAAGATATTCTTGTTAATGTTGGGGAAAAGGCTGGTTCAGAATTTGATCCCCTCAGCATTGATGTTGCAGAGCTGGTTGGAATG GAAGTTGGGATCAAAGTCAGGAGGCAACACTCCAACAAAGGTGCAGAAATTCTTCCACGTCCTCCTGTTGTGACTGTCATGGGACATGTTGACCATGGTAAAACTTCACTTTTAGATGCTTTGCGTCAAACATCAGTAGCAGCCAAGGAAGCTGGGGGGATAACTCAGCATCTGGGTGCTTTTGTTGTGGGCATGCCATCAGGGTCATCAATCACATTCCTTGATACTCCTGGTCATGCTGCTTTTAGTGCGATGCGAGCAAGAGGTGCAGCAGTGACAGATATAGTTGTGCTTGTTGTTGCTGCTGATGATGGGGTGATGCCTCAAACTCTTGAAGCCATGTCCCATGCTAAAGCAGCTAATGTACCAATTGTAGTTGCAATTAATAAATGTGACAAACCTGCAGCCAATCCTGAGAGAGTTAAAATCCAGCTTGCATCGGAGGGCTTGCAGCTGGAGGAGATGGGTGGGGATGTTCAAGTTGTTGAAGTGTCAGCTGTTAAAAATACTGGATTGGATGATTTGGAGGAGGCTTTACTTCTTCAGGCGGAGATTATGGACCTAAAAGCGCGTGTTGATGGCCCTGCTCAAGCTTATGTAGTAGAGGCTAGACTTGACAAAGGACGTGGTCCATTGGTTACTGCAATAGTGAAAGCAGGGACTTTGGTTTGTGGACAGCATGTGGTTGTGGGTTCTGAGTGGGGCAGAATAAGAGCTATTAGGGACATGGTAGGGAAGTTAACTGATAGGGCTAAACCAGCAATGCCGATTGAGATTGAGGGGCTTAAGGGGCTTCCTATGGCTGGTGATGATATTGTTGTTGTGGAATCTGAAGAGCGAGCTAGGATGCTTAGTGCAGGGAGGAAAAGGAAATTTGAGAAAGATAGACTTATGCAGATGATTGATGAAAGAACGGAAACCACAGAAGCATCAGATGACATGCCTGTGCCTGAGAGGATTGAAATGCCAATAATTGTAAAAGCAGATGTGCAGGGAACTGTCCAGGCTGTAACAGATGCACTAAAGACTTTAAATAGTCCCCAG GTTTTTGTGAATGTAGTCCATGTTGGTGTTGGGCCTATTTCTCAGTCTGATGTGGACTTGGCACAAGCCTGTGGTGCTTGTATAGTTGGATTCAATGTGAAGACTCCACCTAGCTCTGTTAGTTTGGCTGCAACTCAAGCCAGGATAAAG ATAATGCAACACCGTGTGATCTATCACCTTTTGGAGGAAGCTGGCAAATTAATAGTGGAAAAGGCCCCTGGAACTTTTGAGACCCAGGTAGCTGGGGAGGCTGAAGTGCTGAATATCTTTGAGCTCAAGGGGAGGAGCAAGTCTGTAGGAGCTGATGTGACGATTGCTGGCTGCAGGGTGATAGATGGCCATGTTACCAAATCAGCAATCATGAGGCTTCTAAGGAGTGGGGAAGTTGTGTTTGAAGGATCTTGCAAGTCTCTCAAGCGAGAGAAGCAGGATGTGGAAAAAGTAGGGAAAGGAAATGAATGTGGACTTGTGCTCTGTGATTGTGATGATTTCCAGATTGGGGATGTCATCCAATGCTTGGAGCAAGTAGTTAGGAAACCAAAGTTCATTTCATCTGAGAGTGGTGCTGTTCGAATTGAGTGCTGA